The Chryseobacterium glaciei DNA window AGATGCTTCAACGAACTTCTATATTCAGTACATGCCGAAAGGAAAATTTGTATTCGAATACGATTACATAGCCAACGCATCAGGAAAATTCTCCAATGGGATTACAACGATGCAAAACTATTATGCACCGCAGATGAATGCTCATACAAAAGGAACAAATGTTCAGATTTTGGAATGATTTTTGGCTATAGGGAAGTAGTAAAATATTAAAAATAGAACAAAATGAAATTTTCAAAAACAGTAATGACAGGGCTCGTAATGTTGATCGGAGTAAATGCTTTCGCACAAAAGAAAGCAGACAAATTTGAAAAATTACAGATTGAAATGTTCCCGAAAGCAAAAGAGGGTTACAAGCAGGTTTACATCCAGCTTCCAATCGCTAAAAACGAAAACGATTTAAAAGTAGAGTTTTTTGTAGGCGCAGAAAAAATGTTGGACTGTAACAAACAATTCTTGATGGGAAATGTAAAATCTCAGGATCTG harbors:
- the eco gene encoding serine protease inhibitor ecotin, producing the protein MKFSKTVMTGLVMLIGVNAFAQKKADKFEKLQIEMFPKAKEGYKQVYIQLPIAKNENDLKVEFFVGAEKMLDCNKQFLMGNVKSQDLQGWGYNYYDVESNGEVGSTLMACPDKKMTKKFVYIQPEIVRYNSKLPLVFYVPKDLEVRYRILRPDSSMKKAVQK